In Apium graveolens cultivar Ventura chromosome 10, ASM990537v1, whole genome shotgun sequence, the following are encoded in one genomic region:
- the LOC141692719 gene encoding putative xyloglucan endotransglucosylase/hydrolase protein 26 has translation MANFQTLIVALFISASVFQSVVVHAMISKSMYFNWGAQHSSMNGEDVQLVLDTTSGSGIQTKRSFLFGSVEMLIKLVPGNSAGTVTAYYLSSIGDKHDEIDFEFLGNSSGQPYVVHTNIYTQGVGNKEQQFYLWFDPTADYHNYTIHWNPTAIGWYIDNLPIRVYRNYQSEGIAYPNQQGMRVYSSLWNADNWATRGGLVKIDWNCAPFIARFRHFRARACKWDGQFSTAQCSSPSPANWWTSPIHKQLSSGKQGQMKWARDNYMIYDYCKDAKRFNGQIPSECSKAQY, from the exons ATGGCAAATTTTCAGACTTTGATTGTCGCTCTTTTCATCTCAGCTTCTGTATTTCAATCGGTTGTTGTACATGCAATGATCTCGAAAAGTATGTATTTCAACTGGGGTGCTCAACATTCTTCTATGAATGGCGAAGATGTTCAGCTCGTGCTGGATACTACATCAG GTTCCGGCATTCAAACAAAGAGATCATTCCTATTTGGAAGCGTTGAAATGCTGATCAAATTGGTACCAGGGAATTCAGCTGGAACTGTCACAGCTTACTAT CTGTCTTCTATCGGGGACAAGCATGACGAGATCGATTTTGAGTTCTTGGGGAACTCATCAGGACAGCCTTATGTTGTCCACACCAACATATACACACAAGGAGTTGGGAACAAAGAACAGCAGTTCTACTTGTGGTTTGATCCAACTGCTGATTACCACAACTACACCATACATTGGAACCCAACAGCCATCGG GTGGTATATTGACAATCTGCCAATTCGCGTATATAGAAACTATCAGAGTGAAGGAATTGCTTACCCAAACCAGCAAGGGATGAGGGTTTACTCCAGTTTGTGGAATGCTGACAACTGGGCAACTCGAGGCGGCCTTGTAAAGATCGACTGGAATTGTGCACCTTTCATAGCCAGATTCCGTCACTTCAGAGCTAGGGCTTGCAAGTGGGATGGACAGTTCAGCACTGCTCAATGTTCCTCTCCATCCCCTGCCAACTGGTGGACCTCCCCAATTCACAAACAGTTGAGCAGTGGTAAACAGGGTCAGATGAAGTGGGCGAGAGATAATTACATGATCTATGACTACTGCAAAGATGCAAAGCGATTCAATGGGCAGATCCCTTCCGAGTGTAGCAAGGCACAATATTGA